Sequence from the Planctomycetota bacterium genome:
GAGCAGGTGGAGGAGGCGAAGAAGGCAGGGGCCGTCGAGGCGGGGATTGACGACCTGGTGGAGAAGATCCAGGGCGGGTGGATGGATTTCGACGTGGCGGTGGCGCACCCGCAGGTGATGAGCAAGGTGGCGAAACTGGGACGGGTGCTCGGCCCGCAGGGCAAGATGCCGACGCCGAAGGCCGGCACCGTCGGCACGGACGTGCCGAAACTTGTCGCCGAGTACCAGGCGGGCAAACTGGAGTATCGGAACGACAGCGGCGGCAACATCCACGCGATCGTCGGGAAGATGAGTTTCGAGGTGGACGCGATCGTGCGGAACGTCGAGACGCTGATCGAGCACATTCGCCGCGCCAAGCCGGCGTCGGCGAAGGGGCAGTACTTCCAGAAAGCAACCCTCAGCGCGACTATGATGCCGGGCCTGCCGATGGACATGAAGACGCTGCCCATCGGCGTGTAGGCGGCGCGCGGACAGCGAAGCGAAGAGCGAGACTGAACGATGAGTCGTCCAATGAAAGAAATGATCGTCGCGGAATACGAAAAGCGATTCCGTGACGTGTCGGAGATGGCGGTGGTCGGCACGTCGGGGATCGACGTGGTGCGGATGACGGTGCTGCGCAACACGCTCCGCGCCAAAGGCATCCAGGCGATGGTGGTGAAGAATCGCCTGTGCCGACGGGCGCTGGGGACGCTGGGCCTCGAAGGGGCGACGGCCCTGCTGCGGGGCCCGAGCGCGCTGGTGTGGGGCGGCTCTGGGCTCGTCGAGATCGCCAAAACGATCGTCCAGGAAGCCAGGACGCTGACGGAACTCCAGATCCGCGGCGGGTACAGCGCGGGCCAGGTGCTGTCGGGAGCCGAACTGGACGCGCTGGCGCGACTGCCGGGGCGAGAAGAACTCATCGCCCAGGTGATTGGAAAGGTGCTGGGCCAGGCCAGCCGCGTCGTGGCCCTGGCGACGGCGCCGGCGGGCCGGCTGCTCGGCCAGGTCCGCGTACTCCGGGAGCGCGCCGCCCCGGCCGCCGAACCGGAGGCCCG
This genomic interval carries:
- the rplJ gene encoding 50S ribosomal protein L10 → MKEMIVAEYEKRFRDVSEMAVVGTSGIDVVRMTVLRNTLRAKGIQAMVVKNRLCRRALGTLGLEGATALLRGPSALVWGGSGLVEIAKTIVQEARTLTELQIRGGYSAGQVLSGAELDALARLPGREELIAQVIGKVLGQASRVVALATAPAGRLLGQVRVLRERAAPAAEPEARAADEPAKEETGKAGGTEPPGSAADAPGQDKPSDTGTESSKQ
- the rplA gene encoding 50S ribosomal protein L1 → MPKHGKRFRAAQAVVTQDAYSLRDAVALLKQMPQTKFDQSVELHLKMGIDPKQSDQNVRGSISLPAGLGRSRRVIAFCPVEQVEEAKKAGAVEAGIDDLVEKIQGGWMDFDVAVAHPQVMSKVAKLGRVLGPQGKMPTPKAGTVGTDVPKLVAEYQAGKLEYRNDSGGNIHAIVGKMSFEVDAIVRNVETLIEHIRRAKPASAKGQYFQKATLSATMMPGLPMDMKTLPIGV